The stretch of DNA GCTGGGACTGCAGGCAAAAGTTTTTAGACAGTCAGCAAGAAGACCAATAAACCCCTTGAAGGCTTTCAAGGGGTTCCGTTTTGAAGTGGAAAAGTCACCTTTAAAAACCTTAAAAGGCAGGTTGATTGGTAAGCAATTGACCTGCCTTTTAAGGTTTTTATCGTATTAAGGCCGCGGCAGTCATTATGCCGGCTTGCACGGAATAATATGTCCCTGGGCAGAAAAGGAAACTGCCGGGATAATGCTGTAATGGGATATCCGGCCTAAGCTTCTTACCTAATAAAGGGAAAAACCTATTAAGGGGGAGAAAGTTTATGATATATGAAGATAAAGTGTCAAATTTGCAGCCTAATTAACCGAAGAGAGATCATTTTGCCCCTTGACTGACTTGAAATTTTCCCAAAAAACACTGGTGATATCAAAATGATGTGATATTAATGTTAAAATAGTAATTGTTTAGTTAATTAATAATTAACTTGACCGATTTGACATAACCGCTGCTTGAAGTGAACCCCATTTATTCCATGGGTTTTATTTTTGGACTTAAGCTTATCAATTTAAAGTATGTAGCGGGAGGTAACTTAAAAATGAGTTTTTTAAAAAAAATCACCGAGCAAGTTACTGACATAAGCAAAAAGTCGCAAGAAATGGTTGGCGTAACAAAATTAAAATTGGAGCGCTCCCAAATTGAATCGCAAGTAAATAGTAGTTTTAAAGAACTGGGGGAGCAAGTTTTCATTTCTTATTGCAACAACAATACAGATGGAGACGCAGTAATAATTATTTGCGAAAAAATCAAAAAGTTAAAGGCTAGAATTGAAGAAATAAATCAAGAGATCGAAAATATAGCTCCTAGAGAAACCCTATGCCCCAATTGTGAAGCTAAAATTATGTCTAATGTTCATTTTTGCAGTAAATGCGGTCATAAGATTAAAGACGATAATGCCTCACAAGAAGGAGTTTCAGGAGCGGAAAAATAAAAGAAGTAAACACGAATAAAAGGAGGAATGAGTATTGAGTGAAAACGGCAATACCCAGGCAAGTGATGTAGGGGATTTAACCAAAGGCTATATAGGGTTTAGCAAAATATTCTTAAATGACCCTGAACCGTACCTTGTTGAGCGGGGCGGGGGGTATAAAGCTATCGGAATGCTTACCATAGCCTTATTCATAATAGTCAAAATGTTCTATTCAATAACGGATTCATTTTCACATTATAGAGTTGTTGGATTTGATTTTATAAACATTTTAAGTAAGGTTGCAAAAACCGGTGCAGGTAGACTTATAGCAATATTTATACTCATATATGTAGGGAAAATATTGCTGGAAAAGTGGGGGGATGTTGATTTTTCTGTCAACGAAATGATTGAAAAGGTTGGGCTGGTACTTATACCTGCGTTTTTTATAGGTATCATAGGACTGCCTTTCTCTCTACTGCAATTTACTTTTAGCGGATATATAAGCGGTTTTAGTTATATAATGGAGTTTGTCGGAGTGTTCTTTTTGGGGTTAGTGGTTTCTCAATCCAGAAAAGTGCATACCGCTTTTCTGTTAGCAGCCTTGTATTATTTTACAGTCCGATTGCTAGGCACATTAATTTAAGCTAGACAAGGGAACGCTTTAAAAGTGTTCCCTTGTTTTGTAGTTAAAAAGGCTTTATAAATGTGTTAAATGATTTGTTATAAAAAAGCGGGGAGGGATGTAATGTATTTAATTTTGTTATTAACAATATTGCTTACCATATACATATCGTATTCACTATATAAAAGTATGGTGATCAAAAGGCATAGAGAAAGCAAAGATTATCTATATATGTGGCAGCCATCTCAAGG from Desulfofalx alkaliphila DSM 12257 encodes:
- a CDS encoding zinc-ribbon domain-containing protein, giving the protein MSFLKKITEQVTDISKKSQEMVGVTKLKLERSQIESQVNSSFKELGEQVFISYCNNNTDGDAVIIICEKIKKLKARIEEINQEIENIAPRETLCPNCEAKIMSNVHFCSKCGHKIKDDNASQEGVSGAEK